One window of the Triticum dicoccoides isolate Atlit2015 ecotype Zavitan chromosome 3B, WEW_v2.0, whole genome shotgun sequence genome contains the following:
- the LOC119274642 gene encoding uncharacterized protein LOC119274642, whose translation MAPRAVPVRHSALADAPRSGHPDWALLNKAGRISDDRNETTAECRTPEGQAVEVSFCLADPPAVSHFSVHCPGLQGAGYSDTLPLLICAEGPFVLFCVTLNVPERGSIHHFVYSARGPSGKRPSLHLLPEPDDAQIQAFRSQQFGILPCGGGHFAVAFLDRVCPINCWRYHAYVFSSTTRAWSRTKPSMPPDLSQSDQVLLDRHRSCKQITVGASSLGWVDLLGGVLLLCNLFDKRPAIEYIPFPASRVPLADEDGVADIAAAAEHLCEDCCGHLIRYIRRDLIKYIPFPASGVPLADEDGNADRAARHFCDGCCAMNYIPLLASRVPLADQDGIASIAAEHLCDVSCCGDLIKFVQIDFDKPDYGSGGVTWKATTWNRKLSWCSWRDGHTVDVAEISIDTSRYSALLPESLNDETKQLELKNLIFINPTLSIQDDHLLYIRAKVKAQDDTAWVLALDMKHASLKALVPVSTQPLCGVTMYSPCAFPKYYLHNMPAEADMAKPVVRHVYVTADKKSRRRQQRILNPSSSRRNLVARAERAGDQERASVLEFLLLHRRNINFFVFIVVLIMAKVLSYIYS comes from the exons ATGGCGCCCCGCGCCGTTCCCGTCCGGCACTCCGCCCTGGCGGACGCCCCGCGCTCCGGCCACCCCGACTGGGCCTTACTCAACAAGGCGGGCCGCATCTCCGACGACCGGAACGAGACCACCGCCGAGTGCCGCACGCCGGAGGGCCAGGCCGTCGAGGTGTCCTTCTGCCTCGCCGACCCGCCGGCCGTCTCCCACTTCTCCGTCCACTGCCCCGGCCTCCAAGGCGCCGGCTACTCCGACACCCTGCCCCTGCTCATCTGCGCCGAGGGACCCTTCGTGCTCTTCTGCGTCACCCTCAACGTCCCCGAGCGGGGGTCCAtccaccacttcgtctactccgcccGCGGCCCGTCCGGTAAGCGCCCGTCGCTGCACCTGCTCCCGGAACCGGACGACGCTCAGATCCAGGCGTTCCGGTCCCAGCAGTTTGGCATCTTGCCCTGCGGCGGCGGCCACTTCGCCGTGGCTTTCCTCGATCGGGTTTGCCCTATCAACTGCTGGAGGTATCACGCCTACGTCTTCTCCTCCACCACACGGGCATGGAGCAGAACCAAGCCGTCTATGCCGCCGGACTTGTCCCAGTCCGACCAAGTGTTGCTCGATAGACATCGCAGCTGCAAACAGATCACTGTCGGAGCAAGCTCGCTGGGCTGGGTTGATCTCTTGGGCGGCGTTCTGCTACTCTGCAACCTCTTCGACAAGCGTCCCGCCATCGAGTACATCCCGTTCCCCGCGTCCAGGGTTCCTCTCGCCGACGAGGACGGTGTCGCGGACATTGCTGCTGCTGCGGAGCACTTATGCGAAGACTGCTGCGGCCACCTGATTAGGTACATCCGCAGAGACCTGATCAAGTACATCCCGTTCCCCGCATCCGGGGTTCCCCTCGCCGACGAGGACGGTAACGCGGACAGGGCTGCACGGCACTTCTGCGATGGCTGCTGCGCAATGAACTACATCCCGTTACTCGCGTCCAGGGTTCCCCTCGCCGACCAGGACGGCATCGCCAGCATCGCTGCGGAGCACTTATGCGACGTCTCCTGCTGCGGCGACCTCATCAAGTTTGTCCAGATAGATTTCGATAAACCTGATTACGGAAGCGGTGGTGTAACTTGGAAAGCCACCACATGGAACAGGAAGCTCTCTTGGTGTTCTTGGCGCGACGGCCACACGGTTGATGTCGCTGAAATCTCAATCGACACGAGTCGTTATTCCGCTCTATTGCCTGAGAGTCTGAATGATGAGACCAAACAATTGGAACTGAAGAATCTCATTTTCATTAACCCCACCCTGAGCATCCAAGATGACCATCTTCTCTACATAAGGGCCAAGGTAAAGGCTCAAGATGACACGGCATGGGTCCTCGCTCTCGACATGAAACATGCCTCTCTCAAAGCACTAGTCCCAGTTTCCACCCAACCCTTATGTGGCGTAACCATGTACTCTCCATGCGCCTTCCCCAAGTACTACCTCCACAACATGCCAGCAG AGGCAGACATGGCCAAACCAGTGGTCAGGCATGTATACGTCACAGCAGATAAAAAATCTCGCAGGAGGCAGCAACGGATACTCAACCCCAGTAGCTCTCGACGGAATCTGGTGGCACGGGCTGAGCGAGCTGGAGACCAAGAGCGAGCTTCAGTTCTTGAATTCCTGCTTCTGCATCGCCGCAACATTAACTTCTTTGTCTTCATAGTAGTACTGATCATGGCAAAAGTGTTGTCTTATATCTACTCTTGA